The Entelurus aequoreus isolate RoL-2023_Sb linkage group LG23, RoL_Eaeq_v1.1, whole genome shotgun sequence genome has a window encoding:
- the LOC133641026 gene encoding microtubule-associated protein RP/EB family member 3-like isoform X1, giving the protein MAVNVYSTSMTIENLSRHDMLAWVNDSLQLSYTKIEQLCSGAAYCQFMDMLFPGCILLKKVKFNAKLEHEYIRNFKVLQASFKTKSVDKIIAVERLVKGKFQDNFEFLQWFKKFFDANYDGKEYDPQFLRQSLDGTPTPPPNSGDPFVLKTKRPACSGPIRTSPTRPKSAPPPQRQINAPATRKNPAMTRNGGDSELMELNQQMVDMKLTLEGLEKERDFYFGKLRDIELICQEGESDSNPVFNKILDILYATEEGFAPPEDEEVDDGAQGDQDEF; this is encoded by the exons ATGGCGGTGAATGTCTATTCCACCTCTATGACTATAGAGAATCTGAGTCGCCATGACATGTTGGCATGGGTCAACGACTCCTTACAGCTATCCTACACCAAGATTGAGCAACTTTGTTCAG GTGCTGCTTACTGCCAGTTCATGGACATGCTGTTTCCAGGGTGCATTTTGTTGAAGAAAGTCAAGTTTAATGCCAAACTGGAGCACGAGTACATCCGCAACTTCAAAGTCTTACAGGCTTCATTTAAGACGAAGTCTGTGGACAAG ATCATTGCCGTGGAGAGGTTGGTCAAAGGCAAGTTCCAGGACAACTTTGAGTTCCTCCAGTGGTTTAAAAAGTTCTTTGATGCCAACTACGACGGCAAGGAATACGACCCTCAATTTTTACGTCAAAGCCTGGATGGAACGCCAACTCCACCGCCCAATTCTG GTGATCCCTTTGTCCTCAAAACTAAAAGACCTGCTTGCTCAG GTCCCATCAGGACATCACCTACAAGGCCTAAGAGTGCCCCCCCTCCTCAAAGGCAGATCAATGCACCAGCGACCCGTAAGAACCCTGCCATGACTCGCAATGGGGGAGACTCGGAGCTCATGGAGCTGAACCAGCAG ATGGTGGACATGAAGCTAACCTTGGAGGGACTTGAAAAGGAGAGGGACTTCTACTTTGGAAAGCTCAGAGACATTGAACTCATCTGCCAGGAAGGAGAAAGTGACAGCAACCCAGTCTTCAACAAGATCCTGGACATACTCTACGCTACTGAG GAGGGATTTGCACCACCAGAGGACGAGGAGGTTGATGACGGAGCACAGGGAGATCAGGACGAGTTCTGA
- the LOC133641026 gene encoding microtubule-associated protein RP/EB family member 3-like isoform X2 produces the protein MAVNVYSTSMTIENLSRHDMLAWVNDSLQLSYTKIEQLCSGAAYCQFMDMLFPGCILLKKVKFNAKLEHEYIRNFKVLQASFKTKSVDKIIAVERLVKGKFQDNFEFLQWFKKFFDANYDGKEYDPQFLRQSLDGTPTPPPNSGPIRTSPTRPKSAPPPQRQINAPATRKNPAMTRNGGDSELMELNQQMVDMKLTLEGLEKERDFYFGKLRDIELICQEGESDSNPVFNKILDILYATEEGFAPPEDEEVDDGAQGDQDEF, from the exons ATGGCGGTGAATGTCTATTCCACCTCTATGACTATAGAGAATCTGAGTCGCCATGACATGTTGGCATGGGTCAACGACTCCTTACAGCTATCCTACACCAAGATTGAGCAACTTTGTTCAG GTGCTGCTTACTGCCAGTTCATGGACATGCTGTTTCCAGGGTGCATTTTGTTGAAGAAAGTCAAGTTTAATGCCAAACTGGAGCACGAGTACATCCGCAACTTCAAAGTCTTACAGGCTTCATTTAAGACGAAGTCTGTGGACAAG ATCATTGCCGTGGAGAGGTTGGTCAAAGGCAAGTTCCAGGACAACTTTGAGTTCCTCCAGTGGTTTAAAAAGTTCTTTGATGCCAACTACGACGGCAAGGAATACGACCCTCAATTTTTACGTCAAAGCCTGGATGGAACGCCAACTCCACCGCCCAATTCTG GTCCCATCAGGACATCACCTACAAGGCCTAAGAGTGCCCCCCCTCCTCAAAGGCAGATCAATGCACCAGCGACCCGTAAGAACCCTGCCATGACTCGCAATGGGGGAGACTCGGAGCTCATGGAGCTGAACCAGCAG ATGGTGGACATGAAGCTAACCTTGGAGGGACTTGAAAAGGAGAGGGACTTCTACTTTGGAAAGCTCAGAGACATTGAACTCATCTGCCAGGAAGGAGAAAGTGACAGCAACCCAGTCTTCAACAAGATCCTGGACATACTCTACGCTACTGAG GAGGGATTTGCACCACCAGAGGACGAGGAGGTTGATGACGGAGCACAGGGAGATCAGGACGAGTTCTGA